One Arachis hypogaea cultivar Tifrunner chromosome 18, arahy.Tifrunner.gnm2.J5K5, whole genome shotgun sequence genomic window, attgtttgaatttttgcttgaacTAACTGAAACTTCACTTTAGTAATAAAGTGAAGTTTTCTTGGTTTCTCTGGCTTTGTATGCTTCTCATGCTTTAGCTTGTTGAATATACGAGAGAAGCAATTTTCTTCCATTAATCTTTTAAGCTTatcaactgtttgacacattgtgtcaactaatTCTCTAATGATATTCTGGCATGAATATACTCTATCTTCATTTGGATCatttgtgattgtgcagatcatggagggaAACTCAATGAATTCCAGTAATCATGGGAATAATGTCCCCACCTTAGATGATAATGCAACCCATAACTTGAAGCACCCACTCGTCACCATGAACGACGTTGctcaatggtttgaagctttcccacaaggaaacatcatcggatgggaagaactaatgAGTGAACTCCTAGCCAAGCTGAAACCACCTCAGGGAATTGTTAAACCAGAGGCAGAAGTGCAATCATTCACACAAGAGAAGGAAATTGAAGTTGTCCGTGCAGTCATGAACCAAAATaagcagatgcatcagcagaATTTACAACAACTAGATATGATGGTCAAAAAAATCAATGAGCTGAGAACTGCTATAATACATGCATACAACCTAGCTCAAAACTCATACGGTTGTAATCAAGCTAAACAAAGTTATGAGCAATCACACTCTCCAAATAGTTCCTCTGGCATGTTCCAACACAggtctcagaatgatgtgtacaccCCACCCTGGAGAACTCATTCCAACTGGAGGGGGGTTGAACACCAAAATCAAAGACCTAGGGATCTCAATTACAACAACCCCAACTTCACAAATCAGCAAAAACatcaccataccaacaacaaccaccacaCACCACCACGACACCCACCCTTCCAACccccaacaccccacaaccaactAATCTCACAAGATTCTCAAAGGATCACCaacttggagatcttaatagagagaatgaCGAAGCACCAAGAGGTGACAATGAAGGACCAGGAGGCCTCAATAAGAAGAGTTGAGAAGCAAATGCAACAATTGGCTAAGCACATTGTTGAAATAGGTGATAGGATGGTAAATACTTCCCCCAGAGTCACTGAAGACAACCTAAAAGACAATGTGAAAGTTGCCAGGtgtgagaaagggaaagcaatcaTAGAGGCAAGTGAGAAGAAGGCTACGGGAAAAGAAACAATCATCAAGGAAAAGCCCACAGTaagaggaggaaaccaaaggcaacagaagcctcaacttccatgatcaacAGAATggagaatgtcaagctaatgacaataaagaagcgcttgttgggaggcaacccaacctgaggtagttttctttccatttaaTAAAAAGGCTAAGTAACCTTCTCTatattgtaaggagctaagtttggtgttgcacaccaaaacaatttaagggagaatgaagaatgctaagtttggtgttccaccaaaaatctctttTAAAAAGACATTCTCACCTTTTGCATAAATGATTGTTAGCTCCAAGCGATCAGAAAAACTACTTAACCAATGTCTGTTCTCCAGGTGTTagtattgcttttgaaaaaaagaaaaagaaaaagagtttcacacatggttaatttgatgcatgagaactattggcaaggtactaagtttggtgttcccacaccaaagtaagttcaaaggcccacaaataaatcatgcatgctaaccatttcttctttcaagtgcttggggaacaagcaactttcaatatcattgcagagtatCATACAagtttttggaaggattaagcatcatcaaccaaagagatgaaagaggaatatgaggaccagcaatgatgatgatgaggaggaggacatcaagtaaactccaaaaggttgtattgttcagtAATTATCAGATATTGCTGTGATCGAAAGTGATATTGTGTCCCTGTCTGTCTGTCTATTTAATGCAGTTCTCTATACTTCAATATTTAAGATGTTTGTTTATTCACAACACTACACTTTTAAAAACTGCATGCACTCAAGATTtcaaaaaaatgcatcacatgaaagttctttgaagagagggattgaggaattaaacaattttgagacaagcaaaagattaggagaagtggtggttctggttgtgtgattatgcattgaggttgcatgcttatgaaaacttgcatgggagctcataggcaggacatagagttcaaagaagtattgtggagattctcaaacatttattgatccaagaagcagcaaacaaaagaaagaaaacacaaaaaaaaatgaaagaacatggcccaaggctctgagcatcaattactaggcagaaaagaaagaagaaacaaaaactcaaagagttgttatcctagtaaatgcttgtggtcgaattgtgtcaaagagagaggcttgagcaagtaaatccttaggggtgctttaacacctaataccttaaaaccaactggtttaggagtattgattgaaagcttatctaaagagccgctttgagacatgacacttagagtcaaggccaaagcacagaaactataagctgcttcaaggtgattacctatagagagatctccatgatatcatttggatgaaagtcctaagacctaagactttcaagatgtagggactagtaagcactgaagcccttgcatgagcatataatttagagttcaccccactgtcacttaatcacttcactcacaggatagcACATGTAttcttcaaatcttttctaattgaaagaacctttgagcataattatctcctagcttggggacaagcaaattttaagtttggtgttgtgatgacaagtcatcttagcctagtttcactagcctttttctttgtttttgataggttttatacactttcttgcattctaagtaagtaatttggaatgaaaatgcatgacttctttgaatcaaacaaccaccaattATTTGATGCAAAATCATGAtatttaagctaaatttaattgataattaattgatttataaaccttgtgaatttagtgatactttgattggttgttttgattacttgtaggtgaagaaagaagaaaagaagaaaagcgtggcttaaggagcGTGCCCAAAGGAAATAAGAAACGTTTCCAAGGGAAGCAACAAGCGTGTCCAAAGGAAAGAGAAAGCATGGCAAAGGGAAGAAAAAGCATGACCACATTGAGGAAGAAAGGAAAGCTAAGTTAAGAAAGCAAACTGAGCTTCACAAAGAATGAAAGGAGAAGGCAAGCTACAAAGCTAAGTTCAAATAGTTaacactaaagaaagcaaggaaatggtgcaaagctaagttaactaagttaactttatcgggaCCTCTCCATATTAATTCAAGAAGAAATTCCAAGGGATGAAGCCAACaagattcgaaccaaggaccaaggAGAAGCAAGGAACTCACCTTGCAAGgaaattcaagaagaaatagccaaaatgcatcctccatggttcgaacttggaaccacacgctactccttgcaagggaattcaagaataaatagctagaatgcttcctccaggattcgaacttgggaattctttgaaacataaggaaggagtgccaccaagcttgcaaggaaaatcaagGGAAAATAGCTTAAATGCTTgagccaagtttcgaacttgggaattcTTGGAAACACAAGGGAGGAACACCCACTCAaccaaggaaattagctccaaggcttcctccaccaagtgttgaacctgggaccttgaaATCTCAAGCTAAGCGCTacaaggaaagctcagttggtttttccaactgagcattgCCTCTCCCCCAAGCCTCCACAATGTGACACGGTCATGACACCAAGAAGCACAATTTTGGCGCACCAAGGAAGGCTGTTTTGCGCATCATGACACGGACCAAGGCACCAAGGAGCAAGCCTTGTGCGCACAAGGAGACACGGCCAACACTTAgagctaagttggattttccaactgagtTCTAGTGTCACACACTCCACCAAGGGCTGGGCGCACCAATTTTGACACACATGGGCAGCAtgcttgaaagctaagttggattttccaaccGAGCTTTCTCCTGGAAGTGCAATTTGGGCtagaaattggattaaaaatccaatttaattcatttcttcaccaaatcaaaagcccacacaaattccaaaatccaagaatagaaagtgtataaataggagttagtttgatgtaattaggactggACTTTTAACTTTGGAActtttgggatttttatttttacttctagACTCTTATTCTGAATTTTCCTTGAGAGCTTTTACTTTGTAATttctgagaacttggaaggagaattgatctctcttcttcttggttcttgcttgagcactcttttattttcttgctttggatcttgggtgaagaattgaagaacttctgtttcaatctcaccttgagatctcttgtttactttctctgcataattgaatttcactttctatttactgcttcatcttctcttcaattctgcaatttactcttcttcacttattttgcaattgttcttgttggatcaaggaaggaattgagatctagacttgttatctagtctcttccaccctgagatcttcaaacacttttactttgctgcaaattaagcactgctttctctgtttttaaattctcaaagcattttactcttctgtttaagatctacttcactgcaattcaattttctcttttattgtttaatccaatttacttgttcttgtttaatttctgcaatcccaactcccaatccctttcacaattcaagcaatttacgtttcttgcactttaagcttcagccatttacattacttgcaatttaagtttctgcaatttaatttacttgcactttaagattcagctcctttattttcctgctctttagtttactgcaaatttccccttcccctttactttccatgcaatttagcttctgcaaatcacaaatcactcaaccaaatcttgattcgcttgactaaatcaatcactaaactaaaattgctcaatccttcaatccctgtgggatcgacctcactcatgtgagttattattacttgatgcgacccggtccacttgccggtgagttttgtgttggatcgtttttcacACATCATTCACCCCTAACTTTTGCTAATAGCGCCAAATTCTGATCCCTTAGATCTTTAAAACCTAGTCCACCTTTCAATTTCGGTCTTGTCATAGTATCCCAAAACCCATGCCATTTTTTGCTCTATACCTTTTTGACCCCACTAAAACTGGGAGAGTATGTTGTGAATCTCCCTAATTAAAGTGTCAGAAAGATGAAAACATGATAATGAATAAATTGGGATAGCCTCCCTAATAGCTTTGATTAGAATGCCTACAGAGGAGAGAAGTTTTCTTTTCCACCTTTGAACTCGTTTCCTCACCTTGTCCTTGATTTCTTTGAATGtggcctttttttatttttggattgtaGATGAAAGACTCAAATATTTATCCTGTGCACCAATATGAGCAATTTTCAATTTTTGAGCCAGTAGTGATCGAGTAGCAGGAGGAGTATTATTACTAAAGAATAGAGCTGATTTATGTAAATTAACTTTTTGGCCACTGAACCCCTCGTATGACTGAAGAAAACTGAGAATATTTTCACAACTGTTTTCTGATGCTTTGTAAAAAAGGATTATGTCATCCGCAAACAATAAATGGTTAACAATAGGACATCTTCGGTTGATCTGAATACCTTCAATGAGATTGTTTTGCTCTACCTTGTTTAGCAAAAAGAATAATCCTTTTGCacagaaaaaaaaagatagaaagatAGTGGGTCTCCTTGATAGATACCTctatttagtttaaaaaaatcaaaaggtTGACCTTCAACAATGACAGAGTAAGAAACTGTAGTCACCACCTTCTATTTCCAACCAATACACCTAGATTCAAATCTCAGTTTCTCCAAAATGAACCAAAGGAAATGCCACTCAACACGATCATAGGCTTTGCTCATTCCAATTGAACAGCCATTTCAGTCGATAGACCCCTCTTCTTTGTCTTTAGATAGTATATACATTCATGAGCAATTAGGACATTGTCTGAAATCAATCTACCCTTAATAGAGGCACTCTGATTAGGGCTAATCAACGAAGTCATAAATTCTTGTAACCGATGGACTAGTACTTTAGATATAATCTTATACACAATTAAGGAAAGGCTGATGGGTCTAACCTGTGCCATATCCTTTGCATCAGGAATCTTAGGAATGAGACAGATTTGTGTATAGTTGAAGCTCTTGAGTAGTCTATCACTGACAAAGAAACTGTGGACAACCTTAAAAACATCCTCCCCTATTAAACTCCAATAGAATTGAAAGAATTTAGTCGTAAATCCATCAACACCAGGGGCGCTCTAAGGGTGAACACTAAAGACCACACGTTTTACCTCATCGAAACTATCCGGTCTAGTTAATTTTCTGTTCATGGTTGCTGAAACTTTAGTTTCAAAATCTTCAAATGCATGTGCCGGATTAGCTTGGTCAATAAATACCAAGATATCCTTGAAGTATGTTTCAACTACTTGTGCAATTTTCTCACAGGTGGCAGCATCATTCTTTTCTAATTTCCAAATTTTATTTCTCCGGATTCTAGATTGGAATGATTAGTGAAAGAAACTTGTATTTTTATCCCCTACTTTTAGCCACTTTACACGAGATTTTTCCCTCCAATAGCTTTCTTCCCTAGAGTAAGCATcctcaattttatttttgaagactTCAATCTGTTCTCCTCCTATAATACCCTCCTCTCTGAAAATTTCAAGCTGAGATGTGAGCTTACAAGTGTCTTTCTTCCAATTAAATTTGTTATGTTGCTGCCATTGAATAATACAGTGCCTACAATGCTCCAATTTTTTAGCCAAAACAAACATTGTTGAGCCATCCACCTATTTCTTCCAAACTTCAGTAATAATTACCCGAATTTCTTCTAAATCATaccacctcccctaaaacttaaaCCTCAGTTTAGATTTTTCCATGACTAGATTTGTATCAAGGAGGATAGACGTATGATTGAACCGTTTTCTACGAGTCGAGACAGCAAGGCTGACGGAAAACTATCCATGCGCTCACCGTTTGCAAGTGCATGGTCAAGTCGCTTCCTGATCTGGTCCTGCCCTCGTCGCTTATTAGTCCAGGTAAATCTTCTTCCAATCATACCCAAATCCTTCAGTCGACCACCATCAATAAAATTCATAAATTCAGAAATAGATGAAACTGATTTTAATCCCCCTCATTCTTTCTCGTCGAGGCTCATTATAACATTAAAATTATCCATAATTAAAACATTTTCAAGAAAACGTTGTACAAAAGAAGAAAGTTCTATATATTGGATAAATTGAATCTCATCCAAGCTATTTAAATGTACCCTAATGAACTCCTAAGAACAATTCAAAGCAAAATTAGTTATCATAGTAGCTATGAAAACTCTTTTTTAACAAGAATCTCAACTGTTGTACTCTCCTTACACCCTCCTTACGTACTAAAGCCAATCCACCAATGACCAAATTTTAACTTACTTTTTATCAGACGAAATTGATTTTGTTTCATATATAAACACAATCTCGAGAAAATAAAATTGACATATCTTAAGAGATTATGAACTATTAGGGATCTCTCAAATCCCGACAATTCCATAAAAAAAACTCATAgcggaagaaataaagaaagaaattgaCAAAAATCAAACATTAACCAAACCGGCACAGGAACTCCTTTGGAAAAAACGCTAGTAGAACAATTTAACCTAGACAGCCAGGTGAAAAGTATAGTTGTACGCAAATCAACTAGCAAGTATATTGGACCCTATTTAGCTTGGGAGCATGATATTTCAATTTTGATACACAACaccacaaattaaaaaaataaaataacacatttTGGCTTTTCAGTTTGAGTGGCACCAATACCTAACTCAACAAGTGCTGCACTATTAATTAGTAACAGATGTACAAAAATTACAAGCACTACAGTATTAATAACAAATCTTTGCATTCTTGGATGAAAACAAAGCATTCGGAATAACTAGTTCTTTAATCTCAGTGCCCTCCTGGGTTCCTATTCCATGACAAATACGATGGATCTCCAAGTTGCCTACATATGCAGATACATAGGTTAGGGTcaacatttaaaaattaaaactgcaCATTAATTCATCTAATCTAATAAATAACTAAAAAGCTAACGGGTATGAATTTTGACTTGTACAACGGATACATACCCAAATAGATGAAACAACTGAACAAGGAATTAATCGTGCAAAATTGTCAGGGCATTTTAATAGACCGCACGACTTTTTAATTAATACAACTTCTAAACATAGTTTTTTCATCACTAATCACTAGAGGTTTTTCCTTTTGCGGACTGGAAATGATGattttttcttcccttctttccacAAGTCAGAGGACTTATTCCCATCGAAGAAAATAGAAAGCGCAGAAAATTTGCAACACCTTACCATACAAGTCACTAAAACATTACATAGGTTCCATGTATTCACCAGTTACAGTGTTAGAAGAAAGTGGTTGAAGTTAAATGCTAAAACCTAATAGTAATATTCTGCATCTGTCAGTAGGGAACCACTAGACAAACGCATTACCAGGGATTTGTGAAACACTATCGCATGCAATGATTAGATGCATCTAACATCATTTTGGCAAAAACGTGTAAGAAATCAAGCAAGAAAATAAGAAAGCCCATGTCACCCCATAAACAACCCTTTCTTGAAAGTAACTTTAATTCCATGGCCAAAAGTAGCTGAGAAATTCAAATATTACCTTGGCTTGACAAAGTAGATAATGGTGAAGGCCATAGCCAAAAAGAAGCACAATCCTCCAACAGTGAGATAAGCAATGCCAAGGAAGTCATTCTTCCCACCCAACCAACCGGTGGTTGACAGTACGAGCTTTTTCTTGCCACTAAAGCTGTAAGTGTTGTAGTTATTTTTCAGTATCACACTAATTGTATCACCTTCATTCAGATCCACCTCTATCTTGCCATACAACTTCCTGAAAGTTGGAAGTGCAGCAGTTCGCATCCAAACAATAAGATCCTCCTGCTGACTCAGCTGCTCATAAAAGAATAAGGGTGAGCCATATATCTCATACATGCACTGATAGTTATTGCTAACAGCAAACTTACATAAGATGACAATTAGAATATAATAGTTACTGAAATGAAAGAGAAGTATATTCAGTCTGAAATACAGATTTGAGTGATGTGACAACACAACTCCAACGACAATCTACAATCTATATATGGGGTTGCCTTACTTTAGTGATGCAAATATTATAACTATATTCAACCTCTTCAGCGGCTTATTGCATATTTCGCAGTTATAATTTACCAAATTCGTATTAAACCTTGTTCCATTTTaacgaaataaattaaaaattgtgGAATAGCAGGATTGGTAGAACTAATATTAACAGTAAGTTGTAATTGTATCATCAATATATtatccataatttttttaaaaagttgtgtaaattttaaaatcaattattatttaGAGTAAACCCCAAAATGATCCTTAAAAGAATTTTGCATTGGACAAATAAGCGCCTGAAAAAATGACAGGAGTTGGTCCCTAAACTTTTTAAGAATCAAACATATTTGtccctaataaaaataaaaggataaattaGTCCAATGCAAAATTCCTTAAAGACCATTTTTGGgagttttctctttaatttatttgttgaaaaaataaacttaaattaaGAGACAATAAATGTGTTGGTGGTTTACAGCAGTTGATGTGTAGTTTTAAAGTGAATGTAATatgtataaatattaattataaatgcTTATGGAACTCaatttatttcaatttatatACTTTGGAGAGAAATATTTATCAAAGACAATCCTCTTTGTGGATGCAATGTAAAGATGCAAGTTTAACACAAACCTCTCAGTGTGTGTGTGTGCTTAATTCAATCAAAACATGACTTCACATAAATACTTACTGGTATGGAATCATTGAGCCGTGCACCACCAATAATAGAACCATTTTGGAAATTTTTAGGAAAAACATCTTTTCCAAATTTATGATCCCTATCACTCTTCCAGGAAATGCCTTTCTTGTTCACTGTCAAATTTTTGTTGTTACGGGAGAAGATGTATGTgtcattgaataaactccaagcTATAAGACCACAAGGTACAATTGGCTTTCCATTTGCCATATCTTCCGGCTTACAACCACTTGTTGAGTCCCATTTCTCGCTATCTCTCAACTGCTCATCATTTCGGCTCTTAACATACCTGAATTATAGAGAAACATGGTAATTATTTGTAATAAACAATCCTGCATAATAAACTGTATGCATTAAATTCAAATTAACCACCGAGACATAAAAACCAAACATAGAAACAAATGAAGAGATAAGATGAATGCATGAAAGATGAAGGTACAAGTAGCAATCCCTCCTAAAATCCCATCCCATACGAAAAATTATATGTTATCTCCAATAGTTCTCCAAAGTTCCAAGAGATGGATAACAGAATCCATGTTACAATCAAACAATTTATGATAACACTTTCTTACCGTAAAAGAATATTTCAGTCagttaaacatttttttttttctaattaaagaATAATTTCTTTGGTGACAAAGAATATAGCTGGTACATGAACTTCATACCAGTTGTCAAACCATTTGTTCTTTCATTATAACTTTATTGTGCACATGTAGACTTATACCTCTTATAACTTAGGGCAGACAACTAAATTCTATTAGTATGAAGTAAAAGTTTAAATCGTATTGCTATTTGACAATGACCAAAATGCTACCCATAGTTCCTACAATTGCATATGTGACCTGTGGCACagataatacttgaaaacaaaccAAGATATGAGCAATACGAATAAAGGaaaaatgattattaatattaccGACGATGATTCTGGTAGAAGTTGTCAAGCTGGTAGTAAACATGAA contains:
- the LOC112769109 gene encoding ALA-interacting subunit 3, yielding MSSSSAAAFGSADSTAARRNTKRPKYSKFTQQELPACKPILTPRAVISVFLLVSVVFVPVGVASLLASRKVVEIIHRYDAECIPQSNSSDKVAYIQNPSADKTCNITLNVHKHMKSPIHVYYQLDNFYQNHRRYVKSRNDEQLRDSEKWDSTSGCKPEDMANGKPIVPCGLIAWSLFNDTYIFSRNNKNLTVNKKGISWKSDRDHKFGKDVFPKNFQNGSIIGGARLNDSIPLSQQEDLIVWMRTAALPTFRKLYGKIEVDLNEGDTISVILKNNYNTYSFSGKKKLVLSTTGWLGGKNDFLGIAYLTVGGLCFFLAMAFTIIYFVKPRQLGDPSYLSWNRNPGGH